AAGAGAAATTATGAAAAGTAAATTATTTTTATTTTTTATTATTATTTGTGCTTTTTTAGTCATTGGCGTTGAGTATTTGCCGCTGATAAATCCAAATTTAACAAATTTCCAAAGCTCAAATTTAGCTCCAAATTTTAAGCATGTTTTTGGGACGGATTTTTTAGGTAGAGATATCTTTTCAAGAACGATTTTTGGCTTAAAAACATCTATAATTATAGGATTTTTTGCTGGAATTTTAACAACTATTTTAGCTTTTATCTACGCTGGAATTTCTCAAATTTTTAAAATTTCAAGCGTTTTTGAACACATAATCGATGCGTTTTTAGCAGTGCCTAATATTTTATTTATTATGATTTTTTCAACCATAACTAGTGGTGAAATTTTAGATATGATTTTAGTAATTGCCATTTTTTCATG
The sequence above is a segment of the Campylobacter corcagiensis genome. Coding sequences within it:
- a CDS encoding ABC transporter permease, with the translated sequence MKSKLFLFFIIICAFLVIGVEYLPLINPNLTNFQSSNLAPNFKHVFGTDFLGRDIFSRTIFGLKTSIIIGFFAGILTTILAFIYAGISQIFKISSVFEHIIDAFLAVPNILFIMIFSTITSGEILDMILVIAIFSWMSSAKVFITNIKVIKTSPYILQAKCFCDSKFKLLFFEILPNLKGLFLSLFAINIAHSMAYEATLSFFGMGGDLSLISLGLMLNESTSAVLMGSWWVGFFPGFVLFLVIFAIIYASSKLENQGIKV